One window of Pseudomonas sp. ML2-2023-3 genomic DNA carries:
- a CDS encoding SDR family oxidoreductase produces MNFSGKTAIVTGAGRGLGLSYARELARLGANVVISDSGADKTGAGTDAAVALDAARTLAAEGFSVIGHHGDLAGEQGCRQLIETAINGFGQLDIVIHNAGWVGYQSIEETQPAFIQRALDINIYSPIWLCKHAWKYLRHSAAARVVLTSSDRAMYQQYAQPGLTAYAAGKMAQLGIMNALSMEGAADGILVNAVSPVAKTRLWGVSGEPDNLKPEWVTPGVMFLASPLCQDTGYILRASNGQFSATRFVENPGVDYPLDLARVKASSAEQVARLWDQIKEC; encoded by the coding sequence ATGAACTTTTCCGGAAAAACCGCCATTGTAACGGGTGCTGGCCGTGGGCTGGGTTTGAGTTATGCACGTGAGTTGGCAAGGTTGGGTGCCAATGTCGTGATCAGTGACAGTGGCGCAGACAAGACGGGTGCAGGCACGGATGCCGCCGTTGCCCTCGATGCCGCCCGAACACTTGCAGCCGAGGGATTCAGCGTGATCGGCCATCATGGCGACCTGGCTGGCGAGCAGGGGTGTCGGCAATTGATCGAGACAGCCATCAATGGGTTCGGGCAACTGGATATTGTGATCCACAACGCGGGCTGGGTTGGTTATCAGTCGATCGAAGAAACGCAACCGGCGTTTATTCAGCGGGCGCTGGATATAAACATCTACAGCCCGATCTGGCTCTGCAAGCATGCCTGGAAATACCTCAGGCACTCTGCAGCTGCACGGGTGGTGCTGACGTCTTCGGACCGCGCCATGTATCAGCAGTATGCGCAGCCGGGGCTGACGGCCTATGCCGCGGGCAAGATGGCCCAGCTTGGGATCATGAATGCACTGAGCATGGAAGGTGCGGCCGATGGCATTCTGGTCAACGCCGTATCGCCGGTGGCCAAAACCCGCCTGTGGGGCGTGAGTGGCGAGCCGGACAACCTGAAACCTGAATGGGTCACTCCCGGCGTGATGTTTCTGGCTTCGCCGTTGTGCCAGGACACGGGCTACATTCTGCGGGCCAGCAATGGCCAGTTCAGCGCGACGCGATTTGTCGAGAACCCGGGAGTCGACTATCCCCTCGACCTGGCGCGGGTCAAGGCCTCAAGCGCCGAGCAGGTTGCCCGGTTGTGGGACCAGATCAAGGAGTGCTGA
- a CDS encoding GFA family protein translates to MKGSCACGAVGYEIDSIDMPASHCHCHSCRKTHAAAFVTTAGVLREHFRWTKGQEHLSSYESSPGKLRRFCSLCGSHLVAERTAAPAVIVRVATLDEDPGVRVQYHIWVDHDAPWLNHEHLAMHPQWQPGR, encoded by the coding sequence ATGAAAGGAAGCTGTGCCTGCGGGGCCGTCGGGTATGAAATTGACAGTATCGACATGCCGGCGAGCCACTGCCATTGTCACTCGTGCCGCAAAACCCATGCCGCAGCATTCGTGACCACGGCGGGTGTTTTGCGTGAGCACTTTCGCTGGACGAAGGGGCAGGAACACCTGAGCAGTTACGAGTCTTCCCCCGGGAAATTGCGTCGCTTTTGCTCGCTGTGCGGCTCTCACCTTGTGGCAGAGCGAACCGCAGCACCGGCTGTGATTGTTCGTGTCGCGACGCTGGACGAGGACCCGGGTGTGCGTGTGCAATATCACATTTGGGTTGATCATGATGCTCCATGGCTCAACCATGAGCATCTTGCGATGCACCCGCAATGGCAGCCGGGGCGCTGA
- a CDS encoding collagen-like triple helix repeat-containing protein: protein MNTQPRLKTSTALFLVMTAGLAGCSSGGGGSKTTISTTNTTPPVTTTTTTPLVTGQVANEVGTGLGGVGVLVSDVGTTLTKVPVVGAAGGLVVHTGDAVSSITDGVTNGLGSLGTDKNSLGITVAGVTNGVSDVGKGVSSLGTGVSGLVDNTPISQIPLVGGVVGKVTDTTGGLVNKVGTTVTMLGNTLTTNVTSGQLGKATGGLNDKVVVPVISLVENVTGKVGTTTGLGKPVDGLLKQVGGVVGGLGDKVADTGNNPVTNLVGGVLGGVGGVLDKSGGYVNPPAGAGTGTNTGGLGGLLGLGGNGGLLGGLGGLGGATASTGGQVNTGTTGAGTTTGGLGGLGGLLGGLGNLGKKN from the coding sequence ATGAACACTCAACCAAGGTTGAAAACGAGCACCGCTTTATTTTTGGTGATGACCGCCGGCCTGGCGGGTTGCAGCAGCGGTGGAGGTGGCTCCAAGACCACCATCAGTACGACAAACACTACGCCTCCTGTCACCACCACCACGACTACGCCGTTGGTGACAGGCCAGGTCGCCAATGAAGTGGGTACCGGACTGGGCGGTGTCGGTGTACTGGTCAGTGATGTGGGCACTACCCTGACCAAAGTTCCAGTGGTCGGCGCAGCCGGTGGGCTGGTGGTTCACACCGGTGACGCCGTGTCGTCCATTACCGACGGCGTGACCAATGGCCTGGGTTCCTTGGGCACTGATAAAAACTCGCTGGGTATCACCGTTGCCGGTGTCACCAACGGGGTCAGCGACGTCGGCAAGGGTGTTTCGTCACTGGGCACTGGTGTCAGCGGTTTGGTCGATAACACACCGATCAGCCAGATTCCGCTCGTGGGGGGCGTTGTGGGCAAAGTCACCGACACCACGGGTGGTCTGGTGAACAAGGTCGGCACCACCGTCACCATGCTCGGCAATACGCTGACGACCAACGTCACCAGCGGTCAATTGGGCAAGGCGACCGGGGGCCTGAATGACAAAGTCGTAGTGCCCGTGATTTCACTGGTCGAGAACGTAACGGGCAAGGTGGGTACAACAACAGGTTTGGGCAAACCAGTGGACGGTTTGCTGAAACAGGTTGGCGGTGTGGTAGGGGGGCTCGGTGACAAAGTGGCGGATACAGGCAATAACCCGGTAACAAACCTGGTCGGGGGTGTGCTGGGTGGTGTGGGCGGCGTGCTGGATAAATCCGGCGGTTATGTCAATCCGCCAGCAGGTGCAGGCACCGGTACAAACACGGGCGGCCTGGGTGGCTTGCTGGGTCTGGGCGGCAATGGTGGCTTGCTTGGTGGCCTGGGCGGTCTGGGCGGGGCAACGGCCTCGACAGGTGGTCAGGTAAACACCGGCACTACGGGTGCGGGCACTACCACCGGTGGCTTGGGTGGTCTTGGCGGCCTGCTCGGCGGTCTGGGCAACCTGGGCAAGAAAAACTAG
- a CDS encoding LysR family transcriptional regulator: MEIRQIKYFVAVIDCGSLSRAARQVHVAQSALSKQMSALEDDLGVQLFHRSHNGVVASEAGKVFYEYAQGMLKHLTDARAAVSSSQDQVSGSITVALPQSVATILAMPLMRAVAARYPQVAFHLNEELTGNVMDQLLHGRVDLALFTSLDLPPQVLFSALIEEDFYLIHRANAPDAPPAGEVSLEQALARPLVFPSQAHGHCTRTVVEHAVKQRGLAAGQIAMEVNSVHILKSAVEAGIGHTIMPLNLAMREIGDGRLVAHRIAAQGVSRILGICSCASMPASHLKTLISELIREIVGGMCQNGDWPGGRALDP; the protein is encoded by the coding sequence ATGGAAATCCGCCAGATCAAATACTTTGTCGCCGTCATCGATTGCGGCAGCTTGTCCAGGGCCGCACGCCAGGTGCATGTGGCGCAATCGGCGTTGAGCAAGCAGATGTCCGCGCTGGAGGATGATCTGGGGGTGCAGTTGTTCCATCGCAGCCACAACGGCGTCGTCGCAAGCGAAGCCGGCAAGGTCTTTTACGAATATGCCCAGGGCATGCTCAAACATTTGACCGACGCCCGTGCTGCCGTCAGCAGCAGTCAGGATCAAGTCAGCGGATCGATTACGGTGGCATTGCCACAAAGTGTCGCAACCATTCTGGCAATGCCGCTGATGCGCGCCGTGGCGGCCCGTTACCCACAAGTGGCGTTCCATCTCAACGAAGAGCTGACCGGGAACGTCATGGACCAACTGCTCCACGGTCGGGTTGACCTGGCCCTGTTTACCTCCCTTGATTTGCCCCCGCAGGTGCTGTTCAGCGCGTTGATCGAAGAAGATTTTTACCTGATACACCGGGCCAATGCGCCTGACGCACCACCCGCCGGGGAGGTCTCTCTGGAGCAGGCACTGGCCCGCCCCCTGGTGTTTCCCAGCCAGGCCCACGGTCACTGCACCCGCACCGTGGTCGAACACGCGGTAAAACAGCGCGGGTTGGCAGCGGGACAAATCGCAATGGAGGTCAATTCCGTACACATCCTCAAAAGTGCAGTCGAGGCCGGTATTGGCCACACCATCATGCCGCTGAACCTGGCCATGCGAGAGATCGGGGACGGCCGCCTGGTCGCCCACCGGATTGCCGCTCAAGGGGTGTCCCGGATCCTGGGCATCTGCAGCTGTGCCTCAATGCCCGCCAGCCATCTTAAAACCCTGATCAGCGAGCTGATCCGCGAAATCGTGGGGGGCATGTGCCAGAACGGTGACTGGCCAGGAGGTCGTGCACTCGATCCGTAA
- a CDS encoding tautomerase family protein produces the protein MPFARISLHRGKSAEYLQALSQGLHDALVESFEVPLADRFQVIDQHEAGELIFDPGYLGGPRSHDFVLIAITAGRPRSTLTKQRFYQDLVTKLNRATGLDPEDVMVIVTTTETEAWSFGGGRGN, from the coding sequence ATGCCGTTTGCACGTATCTCGTTGCACCGGGGCAAGTCTGCCGAGTATTTGCAGGCCCTTTCACAGGGGCTGCACGATGCGTTGGTCGAGAGTTTCGAGGTGCCGCTGGCTGACCGGTTCCAGGTCATTGACCAGCATGAAGCAGGCGAGCTGATTTTCGATCCGGGCTACCTCGGCGGGCCGCGCAGTCATGACTTTGTCTTGATCGCCATAACGGCAGGGCGCCCGCGTTCGACACTGACCAAGCAGCGCTTTTATCAAGACCTGGTCACCAAACTGAACCGTGCCACAGGCCTGGACCCTGAGGATGTCATGGTGATCGTGACCACCACAGAGACCGAGGCCTGGTCATTCGGGGGCGGGCGGGGCAACTGA
- a CDS encoding LysR family transcriptional regulator: protein MIETRLLRQFIAVAEELHFHKAAIRLHIAQPPLSQAINRLEGKLGFSLFTRNKREVKLTPAGTVFLQAAYQTLKALERGIEHARQVSEGIAGTLTVTAVSIAYYEPLLSTLRRFRQRFPDVQLVIREMPSSSQAKAILAAEADIAFMRKLPHSTQNIESRLLFEEAIVMALPLDHPKAQSGPIELRDFADEDFVFTPQALGSGYHNQLIALCEAAGFYPRVVQEAAQIHTLIGLVSCGFGVALVPESIAGSNMRDKVVFRPIRPVAESANPAIGLYMSWHAHNPSPLINRFIAMFDSASQRAD from the coding sequence ATGATCGAAACCCGACTGCTCAGGCAGTTCATCGCGGTGGCTGAAGAGCTGCACTTTCATAAAGCTGCAATTCGCCTGCATATAGCTCAACCGCCCCTGAGCCAGGCCATTAATCGGCTGGAAGGCAAACTGGGTTTCAGCCTGTTCACCCGCAACAAGCGAGAGGTCAAACTGACACCCGCAGGCACTGTCTTTTTGCAGGCTGCCTATCAAACACTCAAGGCGCTGGAACGGGGGATTGAACACGCTCGCCAGGTGTCCGAAGGCATTGCGGGCACCCTCACGGTGACTGCTGTCTCCATCGCGTACTACGAGCCATTGCTCAGCACCCTCAGGCGGTTTCGCCAACGCTTTCCCGATGTCCAGCTGGTCATCAGGGAGATGCCCTCCTCCAGCCAGGCCAAGGCGATTCTGGCCGCAGAAGCCGATATCGCGTTCATGCGCAAACTGCCGCATTCGACGCAGAACATCGAATCGCGCCTGTTGTTCGAAGAAGCCATCGTCATGGCGCTGCCCCTTGATCATCCAAAAGCGCAGTCAGGCCCGATCGAGCTTCGGGATTTTGCCGACGAAGACTTCGTGTTCACCCCGCAGGCCCTGGGCAGCGGCTATCACAACCAATTGATCGCCCTGTGCGAAGCCGCCGGTTTTTACCCCAGGGTGGTACAGGAAGCCGCACAGATCCATACCCTGATCGGCCTGGTGAGTTGCGGTTTTGGCGTGGCGCTGGTGCCTGAGTCCATTGCCGGCTCGAACATGCGCGACAAGGTGGTGTTTCGCCCGATTCGCCCGGTGGCAGAATCTGCCAACCCGGCCATCGGGCTGTACATGAGCTGGCATGCCCACAACCCGTCACCGCTGATCAACCGTTTTATCGCCATGTTCGACAGCGCCAGCCAACGGGCCGACTAG
- a CDS encoding LysR substrate-binding domain-containing protein has product MRRPVFDLDVLRTFVTGVELNSFAKAAGRLGRSTSAVSAQLKKLEEQIGTPVLLKSGRGLALTPMGESLLTHARRLLELNDSIFQTLNEHQTPETVRLGLQEDFGEHFLSDILRRFAMSYPLVNLEVRIARNAQLLALMDSDGLDLALAWDTGQPSACATRLGEAQMHWIGSRDTPARYMPGDAPLPLILFDAPCVMRSVAIKALDEAKIAWRIALTSPGVGGIWAAVAAGLGVTLRTRIGLPSHLAIIRGLPAVPTLGYVLHAVNEHLTPAARLLAELIETSLQEQMS; this is encoded by the coding sequence ATGCGACGCCCTGTCTTCGACCTCGATGTACTGCGCACCTTCGTGACCGGCGTGGAGCTCAACAGTTTTGCCAAGGCGGCAGGCCGCCTGGGCCGTTCGACCTCTGCCGTGAGCGCACAACTCAAGAAACTTGAAGAGCAGATCGGCACGCCCGTCCTGCTCAAATCCGGCCGGGGCCTGGCACTGACGCCAATGGGCGAATCCTTGCTGACTCATGCCCGTCGGCTACTGGAACTCAACGACAGCATTTTCCAGACGCTAAATGAACACCAGACGCCAGAAACTGTGCGCCTCGGGCTTCAAGAAGACTTTGGCGAGCACTTTCTAAGCGACATTTTGCGCCGGTTCGCCATGAGCTATCCCCTGGTAAACCTGGAAGTCAGGATCGCACGCAATGCCCAGCTGCTGGCCCTGATGGACAGCGACGGGCTTGACCTGGCACTGGCCTGGGACACCGGGCAGCCATCCGCCTGTGCTACGCGCCTGGGTGAAGCGCAAATGCACTGGATCGGGTCCCGGGACACACCGGCCCGCTACATGCCTGGCGACGCGCCACTGCCCTTGATCCTGTTCGACGCCCCATGCGTCATGCGCAGCGTGGCGATCAAGGCGCTGGATGAAGCAAAAATTGCCTGGCGGATTGCACTGACCAGCCCTGGCGTGGGGGGGATCTGGGCGGCCGTTGCCGCCGGACTGGGAGTGACCCTGCGCACCCGCATCGGGTTGCCGAGTCATCTCGCGATTATTCGCGGGTTACCCGCGGTTCCGACCCTGGGGTATGTGCTGCATGCTGTGAACGAGCACCTCACGCCTGCCGCCAGGCTGCTGGCCGAACTGATAGAAACAAGCCTGCAAGAACAAATGAGTTGA
- a CDS encoding MFS transporter, translating into MNTLSPLPGDMPDHALHSAYRKTAWRVIPLLMVCYLVAYLDRVNVGFAKLQMLDDLKFSEAVYGLGAGVFFVGYLMFEIPSNIALHKFGARRWIARIMMTWGLLSAAMMFVETPMSFYLLRFLIGIAEAGFFPGIIFYLTTWFPSHRRGVMISLFIAALPISSMLGSLISGLIMQTLDGVAGYAGWQWLFVIEGLPAVALGGAVFFLLRDRIADAHWLSSEEKRGMQAALDREAKAKAHHSVRDGLLNPKIWLLGAVYFCLVLGQYVISFWMPTIIRNNGVAEPWAIGVLSAIPYSVAAVSMVLVGRSSDRFREYRWHLAICAFIGAGGVVFGTLFGASLWLSMIGLTVGTAAMISSLPVFWGMPTAVVGGAAAAAGIALINSLGNVAGFFSTIVVGWLTQLTGNTQAAMYFMAGALVIGGLLGLSVARARNEPIVQMKTVP; encoded by the coding sequence ATGAACACCTTATCGCCGCTCCCCGGTGACATGCCGGACCACGCACTGCATTCGGCCTACCGTAAAACCGCGTGGCGGGTCATTCCGTTGCTGATGGTCTGTTACCTGGTCGCTTATCTGGACCGGGTCAATGTCGGCTTCGCCAAGTTGCAGATGCTCGATGACTTGAAGTTCAGCGAAGCGGTCTACGGGTTGGGGGCCGGGGTGTTCTTCGTCGGTTACCTGATGTTCGAGATCCCCAGCAATATCGCGCTGCACAAATTCGGCGCCCGGCGCTGGATTGCCCGGATCATGATGACCTGGGGCCTGCTGTCGGCAGCCATGATGTTCGTCGAAACGCCCATGAGCTTCTACCTGCTGCGTTTTCTGATTGGCATCGCTGAAGCCGGTTTCTTTCCCGGGATCATTTTCTACCTCACCACCTGGTTCCCGAGCCATCGTCGCGGGGTGATGATTTCACTGTTCATCGCCGCCTTGCCGATCTCCAGCATGCTCGGCTCGCTGATTTCCGGTTTGATCATGCAAACACTCGATGGCGTGGCAGGTTACGCCGGCTGGCAATGGCTGTTCGTGATTGAAGGATTGCCGGCAGTGGCATTGGGTGGCGCGGTGTTCTTCCTGCTGCGCGACCGCATTGCAGATGCCCACTGGCTCAGCAGCGAGGAAAAACGCGGCATGCAGGCCGCGCTGGATCGCGAAGCCAAGGCAAAAGCCCACCATTCAGTGCGCGATGGCTTGCTGAACCCGAAAATCTGGTTGCTGGGGGCGGTCTACTTTTGCCTGGTGCTGGGGCAATACGTGATCAGCTTCTGGATGCCGACCATCATCCGCAACAACGGTGTAGCCGAGCCCTGGGCAATCGGCGTGCTCAGCGCCATTCCCTACTCCGTCGCGGCCGTAAGCATGGTGCTGGTCGGGCGCAGCAGCGACCGCTTTCGCGAGTATCGCTGGCACCTCGCGATCTGCGCGTTCATCGGCGCTGGCGGCGTGGTGTTCGGCACCCTGTTCGGGGCCAGCCTGTGGTTGTCGATGATCGGCCTGACTGTCGGCACCGCGGCGATGATCAGCAGTCTGCCGGTGTTCTGGGGCATGCCCACCGCCGTGGTGGGGGGCGCAGCGGCGGCGGCCGGGATCGCACTGATTAACTCGCTGGGCAATGTCGCCGGGTTTTTCAGCACGATCGTGGTGGGCTGGTTGACCCAGCTAACCGGCAACACCCAGGCGGCCATGTATTTCATGGCCGGCGCCCTGGTGATCGGCGGGCTGCTGGGATTGAGCGTGGCACGTGCGCGCAATGAGCCGATTGTGCAGATGAAAACAGTGCCTTGA
- a CDS encoding FAD-linked oxidase C-terminal domain-containing protein, giving the protein MSLPAACEHPPLPEMLRDQLSDLLGTRFSTSASVREHHGSDISALDPMPPDAVAYANSLEDIVNISAACYRHDVPMIAYGSGTSLEGWLQASHGGVSIDVSGMNRIIDIRVDDMDATVQPGVTRKQLNAALHGTGLFFPIDPGADASLGGMAATRASGTNAVRYGTMRENVLAMTAVLADGRVINTGGRARKSSSGYDLTHLLVGSGGTLATIAELTVKLHPIPEAISAAVCRFPSVDLAVRAVIQTIQLGVPIARIELLDALTMRALNAYSSTQLREAPSLFFELHGSEAGVKEQIETVRMVADEHQGLDFEWAVHPEDRSRLWQARHDAYFASLALRPGCRSLTTDAVVPISRLAECIEATAADLAENGFLAPIFGHVGDGNFHALILVDPLNPDEVERAEAVAHRLAERAIAMQGSCTGEHGIGLTKQHFMAVEHGANAVSVMQAIKAALDPKQLMNPGKIFPRGHSTG; this is encoded by the coding sequence ATGTCCCTTCCTGCTGCCTGCGAACACCCGCCCCTGCCCGAAATGTTGCGCGATCAATTAAGCGACTTGCTCGGCACACGATTCTCCACTTCGGCCAGCGTGCGCGAGCATCATGGCAGCGATATTTCCGCACTCGACCCCATGCCGCCGGATGCCGTGGCCTACGCCAACAGCCTGGAAGATATCGTCAACATCAGCGCCGCGTGCTATCGCCACGATGTGCCGATGATCGCCTATGGCAGCGGCACCTCTCTGGAAGGCTGGTTGCAGGCGTCCCACGGCGGCGTGAGCATTGATGTGTCAGGCATGAACCGGATTATCGATATCCGGGTCGACGACATGGACGCCACCGTACAGCCGGGCGTGACGCGCAAGCAGTTGAATGCCGCGCTGCATGGCACCGGGTTGTTCTTTCCGATCGATCCCGGCGCCGACGCGTCCCTGGGCGGCATGGCAGCCACGCGTGCCTCCGGAACCAACGCCGTACGCTACGGCACCATGCGTGAAAACGTGCTGGCCATGACTGCAGTGCTGGCCGATGGTCGAGTGATCAATACCGGTGGACGTGCGCGCAAGTCTTCTTCGGGATACGACTTGACCCATTTGCTGGTGGGCTCGGGCGGTACGCTGGCGACCATCGCCGAGCTGACGGTCAAGCTGCACCCGATTCCTGAAGCCATTTCGGCCGCCGTGTGCCGTTTTCCGAGTGTCGATCTGGCCGTACGCGCGGTCATTCAGACCATCCAGCTGGGCGTGCCAATCGCCCGCATCGAATTGCTCGACGCCTTGACGATGCGAGCGCTCAACGCCTACAGCAGCACGCAACTGCGCGAAGCGCCCTCCCTGTTCTTTGAACTGCATGGTTCTGAAGCGGGCGTGAAGGAGCAGATCGAGACGGTGCGCATGGTCGCCGACGAGCACCAGGGGCTGGACTTTGAATGGGCGGTCCATCCCGAAGATCGCAGCCGCTTGTGGCAGGCACGGCATGACGCCTATTTCGCCTCCCTGGCCCTTCGTCCCGGTTGCCGCTCCCTGACCACCGATGCGGTGGTGCCGATTTCACGACTGGCCGAATGCATTGAGGCCACTGCTGCGGACCTTGCCGAGAATGGTTTTCTCGCCCCGATTTTCGGCCACGTGGGCGATGGCAACTTCCACGCGCTGATTCTGGTCGACCCCCTGAACCCGGACGAAGTCGAGCGCGCCGAAGCGGTGGCCCATCGACTGGCCGAGCGGGCGATTGCCATGCAAGGCAGTTGCACCGGCGAGCACGGCATAGGGCTGACCAAGCAACACTTTATGGCAGTCGAACACGGAGCCAACGCCGTGAGCGTCATGCAGGCGATCAAGGCAGCACTGGACCCCAAGCAACTGATGAACCCCGGGAAGATTTTCCCTCGCGGGCACTCGACAGGCTGA